Below is a window of Gimesia chilikensis DNA.
AGCAGGCCCAGCAGGGAGACAGTCCAGAAAGTGCGTTCGGTCAGGTTGAAGTCAAACGAGCCGATGCCGAACTTACCCTGGGCAGAACCGACTTCAAAGACCTGCGTGAGTCCGCCGGGCAGACGCAGGACGATGATCGTGAAACAGAGGATGCCTCCCAGCCAGAGGACGATGGTTTGTATGACGTCGGTCCAGATGACGGCTTCAATCCCGCCGGCAATGGTGTAGAAGGAGATGAAGATGCCCACGCCTAGAATCACGAGGCGGATATCCCAGCCGGTGAGCAGGCTGACTGGAATTGAAACCAGGAAGAGGACTTTTCCGAGGCGGATCAACTGCAGCAGAATGAAACTGAGGGTGCCGTACAGTCGGGGGACGGTGCCGTAACGGTCGCCCAGGTATTCGAAAGCACTGGTGGTATTCCCCCGACGAAAGAAGGGAATGAAGACGATGATGGCCAGTACCGCGACGAAGGGTAAGGTGAGGTTGGAGATCAGCTGTCGCCAGTCGAGGGCGAAGGCGGCTGCGGGAAAGGCGAGGAACGTAACCGAGCTGATGGAGGTGCCCAGCATGGAGAGGCCGATGGCCCAGCCGGGGAAATTACGATCGCCGAGGAAGTAGTGTTCGGTCGACTGGTTGCGGCGGGAAAACCAGAGTCCCATTCCCGCCATGATCGTGAGATAGACAAGGATCGCTGCCAGGTCGAGCGGGCGAAAGTGAACCGAATTGGCGAGGAGCACTGATAACATAATCGGCCATCCTACTGTTGACGGTGCCGCTGCGGAATAGGAGAATCGGTTATTTATATGTCAAAAACGATCATCGGGAGTGGCTGTGTTGGAGAGTCCTTTTCAGTATGTTGCGAGCAGCCGGGTGCGGTTTCACCAGGAACTGCATCTGCGGCCCCGACGGATTTCGCATTACCGGTTTCTGTATGTGGAAGCGGGGAGTGGCGAGTATCGAATCGCCGAGGAATCGTTTCAGGTCGCTTCCGGTTGGCTGGGGCTGCTGGCACCCGGGGTGCGGGAGAACCGGTATTTCGGGCGGGAGCCGGTGTCGTATCTGTTCGTCGAATTTCAAGCGGCGACGCGGCTGACCGAACAGCCTGCGGTCCCCTTCCCGGGCCAGGAACCGCAGCGGTCGGCACTGATTGGTTTGTTGAAAACGATCCAGGCGGAACAGGCGGATGCGGGGGGCTGTCTCTTGGCGGCGGCGGTGCGGCTGATGTTTCCGGAGGGCGACCAAGGCACACAGCGACGGCTGGATGATCGGCTGCGGAAGGTGGTGCGGCTGATTGAAGCGGCCCCGGATCAGAATCATCGAATCAGCGCCCTGGCGGAGACT
It encodes the following:
- a CDS encoding AraC family transcriptional regulator, translating into MLESPFQYVASSRVRFHQELHLRPRRISHYRFLYVEAGSGEYRIAEESFQVASGWLGLLAPGVRENRYFGREPVSYLFVEFQAATRLTEQPAVPFPGQEPQRSALIGLLKTIQAEQADAGGCLLAAAVRLMFPEGDQGTQRRLDDRLRKVVRLIEAAPDQNHRISALAETAGLSEPHLRRLFREQVGESPKQFLRRTRMEFARRLMQQEGLRVGEVAHLLGFASVFQFSAQYRQVLGHPPSEDRGPG